The sequence below is a genomic window from Flavobacterium lipolyticum.
TGGTTTAGACAATTTAGGATTTGGGAAGTTCAAAATCTTCAGAGTAGATTATGTTCATTCTTATCAGGGTGGCATTCAGCAAAATGGCGTTGTCTTTGGATTGAAGATTTTGAATGTTCTAGACTAGGAAAAGTTACTGAGAAACTAAGGTTCTAAGATTCTAAGTTTTTCCTTAGCATCTTAGAACCTTAGCCACTTAGAGTATTTCCCCTCAATATAATCATCTCCTATTCTATAGGAAGAATCCAGCAAAATGATTTGAAAAAGTTACCGAGAAACTAAGGTTCTAAGATTCTAAGTTTTTCCTTAGCATCTCAGAACCTTAGCATCTTAGGTCCTTAGCCACTTAGAGTCTTTCTCCTCAATGATAATCATCCGGTTCAATATGAATCAACACATTGCCCAATTGCGGAATTTTTTCTTTTAAGGTATCCTGTAGTTTGTGTGATAACTCATGCCCTTCTTTCACCGAAATTTTAGCCGAAACTATGGCATGAAGGTCTACATGATATCGCATTCCTGCTTTACGGATAAAACATTTTTCGGTACCCAGAATACCCGGAACTGTTAAAGCCTTTACACGGATTTCTTCGACTAAATCATCGTTCAGATTTTCGTCCATAATTTCACCCAAGGCCGGTCTGAAAATTTTATAACTGTTGTATAAGATAAAAAAAGCAGCAAAAAGCGCCGCCCAGTCATCTGCTGATTCATACCCCTGCCCCATAATCAAGGCAATCGAAATTCCGGCAAACGCTGCTACCGAAGTGATCGCGTCACTACGATGGTGCCAGGCATCTGCCGCCAATGATGAGCTGTTGGTTTGCTTGCTTCTTTTCATTACCAAACGAAATGAATATTCTTTCCATATGATAATAGCTCCCAAAACATAAAGTGTCCAGGGTTTTGGTAAATCATGCGGAGTCTGGATATTAGCAATACTCTCATATCCGATAATAGTCGCTGAAGTAATCAGAAAACCAACCACCAAAAACGTAATTAAAGGTTCTGCCCGACCGTGACCATAAGGATGATTTTCGTCTGCCGGTTTATTCGAATACTTAATTCCGAACAGAACCAAAAATGACGAAAATATATCGGTTGTCGATTCGATCGCATCGGCAATTAGGGCATATGAATTGCCAAAAAAACCTGCCAGCCCTTTTAAGATGGCTAAGCAGGTGTTTCCTATAATACTGAAATAAGTAGCTTTTACAGCTTTTTGTTCATCTGTCATTTAACTACGTTTATACTTTTTTTGCCACGAATTCACGAATTATACAAAAAAGTATAATCTTAGTTCAAAGTCGTGAATTCGTGGCAAATATTTCTACGCTTACGCTCTCACGATTTTTGCTCCAATGGCTCTCAAACGCTCATCGATACGTTCGTAACCACGGTCAATTTGCTCGATATTTTGGATCGTACTTGTTCCTTTTGCTGAAAGAGCGGCAATCAACAATGAGATTCCTGCACGAATATCAGGAGACGACATGGTTGTTGCTTTCAGTTGAGACTCAAAATTATGTCCCATAACCACCGCTCTGTGCGGGTCGCATAACATAATTTTTGCTCCCATATCGATTAATTTATCTACGAAAAACAAACGGCTTTCAAACATTTTCTGGTGAATTAAAACATCGCCTTTGGCTTGTGTTGCTACAACCAAAACAATACTCAATAAATCAGGAGTAAATCCTGGCCATGGTGCATCAGCAATAGTTAAAATAGAACCATCAATATCCGTTTTTACTTCGTATCCGTCTTTATGAGCAGGAATGTAAATATCGTCATTGCGTTTTTCAATGGTAATTCCCAATTTTCTAAATGTGTTTGGAATTAAACCTAAATTTTCCCAGCTTACATTTTTGATCGTAATTTCGCTTTTTGTCATCGCCGCAAGACCAATCCATGAACCAATTTCGATCATATCCGGAAGAATTGTGTGCTCACATCCACCAAGGCTTTCCACCCCTTCAATAGTCAATAAGTTTGAACCTACTCCGGTAATTTTAGCTCCCATAGAGTTTAACATTTTACACAACTGCTGTAAGTAAGGCTCACACGCAGCATTGTAAACAGTTGTTGTTCCTTTTGCCAAAACAGCAGCCATGACAATGTTTGCTGTTCCGGTTACTGATGCCTCATCAAGCAGCATATCTGTTCCGGTAAGACCTTCTTCAGGAGATTCTACTCCATAAAAATGATCTTCTCTGTTGTATCTGAATTTTGCTCCAAGATTAATGAAACCTTCGAAGTGTGTATCTAATCTGCGACGCCCAATTTTATCTCCTCCAGGTTTTGGAATATATCCTTTACCAAAACGTGCCAAAAGCGGTCCAACAATCATAATAGATCCACGAAGAGCTCCACCTTCTTTTTTGAAAGCTTCAGTTTCCAGATAACCTACATTAACCTCATCTGCCTGAAACGTAATCGAACCTGGCTCATTTCGTTGGATTTTCACACCTAAATTACCCAATAAAGTAATTAATTTATTGATATCAATAATATCGGGAATATTATTAATTCTCACTTTATCCCCCGTTAAAAGCACGGCGCATAAAATTTGTAATGCTTCATTTTTTGCTCCTTGCGGAGTGATTTCTCCTTTTAAAGGTGTTCCTCCTTCGATTTTAAAAATTCCCATATTTCTTTTTTAGGTTCTAAGGTTCTGAGATTCTCAGGTTCTAAGACTCTAAGAAAAAATCTTAGTACCTCAGTCCCTTAGCATCTTAGCTAATTTTTTACTTCTGATTATTATTTTTCTGAAAAGGTTTCGGTTTCCCTGGACCTTTATTGTTTTTATTGTTTTGGATTTTTGGCTGTCCTGCCGGTGTAATCTTATTCGACATACGCTTATTGGTACGCAATAAATCAGTTGTATTTAAAAGCTCTTCTGAACTTTGAAGCAAATTGATTTTACCTCCCGACAACTCATACAGATGCTCAAAAATCACATCGTCTTTTACGGTATCCTTGTTCCAGCTTAAATAAGACTTTTTCATGTGATTGGCAATCACCATTACCAAAGCATTTTTCATCTCGCCATCTTCCCATTTATTGGCAACATCGATCATGTACTTGATATTGTTTCCGTAAAATCTGTATTTTGGAAAATTCTGCGGATACTGTAAAGCATCCGGTTTTAACTGCAAAACATCACGAGACGGAATTGGGTACGGCGAATCAACATTCAATTTGAAATCAGACATAATAAAAAGCTGATCCCATAATTTATGCTGAAAATCCGGCACATCCCGCAAATGCGGATTCAGACTTCCCATTACCTGAATAATGTATTTAGCAGCTTTGTTGCGTGTTTCGGCATCTTCAATTGCAGTAGCCTGATCGATCAATTTTTGCAAATGACGACCGTATTCCGGAATGATTAACCGTTGTCTTTCAGAATTGTATTCTAAATTAAAAACAACGTCATTCGCACTTTCTTTTTTATATTTTTCGTTCATAAGTTATAATGAAACTATACCTTCTATGGTAGAAACTTCTTTGTATTTGCTAATCACCTGCTCAGCACTATGCATGGTAACATCAACCGAAACACTGGTAAATTTACCAGTTTTAGATTTTGTGGTTTTGATAACCGCTCCCATACTGTCAAAAGCTTTTTCTACTCGCTCAACATTATCGTCTACTGAAGGAACTATGAATTTATACAAGTATTCTGCTGGCCAGGTATTTGAATTGTCTAACTCAACTTTTAATCTTTCGTAAAATTCAGCGGTGTTTTTTTCTTTATCGTTCTCCATTCGTAATTAAAAATAAACGCAAATATACGGTTTTGATTTCAGACTTTCGATTTTAGATTTTAGATTTTTCAGAAGGAAATAATGATTGTTTTTTTACTACAAATTCCACTAATTATCACTAATTAAAACAACAGATAAAAACTATAGTTTTTGCACCATTTTAAAACAAGTTACTACCTAAAAAAAGCAGCAGAAATTAGTGGAATTCGTGGCAAACTTTTATATTTGAAAAACTTCACACCTTTGCTCCCGATAGCTATCAGGATTACGGGATTGAACCACACCACAATGAAAAAAATTATCATCTTTCTTTTTACTACTCTCACTTTTCACAACATTCACGCACAGGAAATTAAAACTTTAACCTATTTCCAAAACGACACACTCAGACTGGATTTAGATTTATACCTGCCCCCAAAAAAAACAAATGAAAAAACTCCATTAATCTTATTCGCATTTGGAGGAGGTTTTTCGGGTGGAGAACGAACCAGTGAAAAAGATTTTGGCCTTTTTATGGCGAAAAACGGCTACGCAGTTGCCAGCATCTCCTACAGCCTGTACATGAAAGGAAAAGATTTTGGCTGTAAAGGCACTTTAACCGAAAAGATAAAAGCAATTCAAATTGGCGTTAGTGATATGTGGCAAGCCACCTCATTTTTAATTGAAAATGCAGCCCAATACAATCTCGACACCTCAAAATTCTTTATTTCAGGGATCAGCGCAGGTGCCGAAATTGGCTTTCACGCTTCTTTCTGGGATTACAAACTGATGAATTTGTACCCAAACAATTTATCTCCTGATTTCAAATATGCCGGTTTCATTGGTGGCTCGGGTGCTATTATGGACATTAATCTAATTACCAAAGAAAAAGCCATTCCAATGCTGTTAGCACACGGAAACAACGACGAAACGGTTCCTTACAATGCAGGCTCGCATCGCTCCTGCCTACCAAATGCTTCTGGCTGGCTGATTTTATTTGGATCTTATGCCGTATACAATCACATGAAAGACTTACATAAAAATATAGAATTGATTACTTTTTGCGGAGGCGGGCACGAATTTTCGGGATATTTATTTCATGAAGGACAACAATATGTTCTGGATTTTGTAAATAACGTTTTGAAAGGCAAAAAAATCGAATCGCATTTGATTATTCCTTCACAAAAGAAAAGCCCCGGGAATTATTTATTTTGTGAATAATCATTTCACCCCGGTAGGATTTCTATAGATATTACGTCCCGATAGAACTTATCAATATTTTCTAAAATATATTGGCTTTTCAAAAAAATCCTGAAATCTAGACATCTTTTGAAACTGCTCCAGCGCAGCACAATATCTCTAACGAATACGATTTCCCAATACCAAAAGCTCCAACGGAGCGATATATCCCGGCTAAAATTTATTTCTCCCCAATGGGGTTTCTATAAATATATCGCTCCTTCGGAGCTTCTTGAAATTCAAAAAACAAAAGATTTTTAACAAACAGCCGAAGCTTATATTTATTTTAAATTGCGAAATCGTTCGTTTAAGACAAAATAATCTTTTTAAATACCAATAAGTTTAGGTAAATTTGCGCTTTATTTTTAGAAAGTGCAAAAACAAATTATAGTTCTCATTGGTGGCCCGGGAACGGGAAAATCTACTCTAATCAACGAATTGGTAGCTCGTGGCTACT
It includes:
- a CDS encoding cation diffusion facilitator family transporter, with translation MTDEQKAVKATYFSIIGNTCLAILKGLAGFFGNSYALIADAIESTTDIFSSFLVLFGIKYSNKPADENHPYGHGRAEPLITFLVVGFLITSATIIGYESIANIQTPHDLPKPWTLYVLGAIIIWKEYSFRLVMKRSKQTNSSSLAADAWHHRSDAITSVAAFAGISIALIMGQGYESADDWAALFAAFFILYNSYKIFRPALGEIMDENLNDDLVEEIRVKALTVPGILGTEKCFIRKAGMRYHVDLHAIVSAKISVKEGHELSHKLQDTLKEKIPQLGNVLIHIEPDDYH
- the murA gene encoding UDP-N-acetylglucosamine 1-carboxyvinyltransferase, whose protein sequence is MGIFKIEGGTPLKGEITPQGAKNEALQILCAVLLTGDKVRINNIPDIIDINKLITLLGNLGVKIQRNEPGSITFQADEVNVGYLETEAFKKEGGALRGSIMIVGPLLARFGKGYIPKPGGDKIGRRRLDTHFEGFINLGAKFRYNREDHFYGVESPEEGLTGTDMLLDEASVTGTANIVMAAVLAKGTTTVYNAACEPYLQQLCKMLNSMGAKITGVGSNLLTIEGVESLGGCEHTILPDMIEIGSWIGLAAMTKSEITIKNVSWENLGLIPNTFRKLGITIEKRNDDIYIPAHKDGYEVKTDIDGSILTIADAPWPGFTPDLLSIVLVVATQAKGDVLIHQKMFESRLFFVDKLIDMGAKIMLCDPHRAVVMGHNFESQLKATTMSSPDIRAGISLLIAALSAKGTSTIQNIEQIDRGYERIDERLRAIGAKIVRA
- a CDS encoding DUF4290 domain-containing protein, whose amino-acid sequence is MNEKYKKESANDVVFNLEYNSERQRLIIPEYGRHLQKLIDQATAIEDAETRNKAAKYIIQVMGSLNPHLRDVPDFQHKLWDQLFIMSDFKLNVDSPYPIPSRDVLQLKPDALQYPQNFPKYRFYGNNIKYMIDVANKWEDGEMKNALVMVIANHMKKSYLSWNKDTVKDDVIFEHLYELSGGKINLLQSSEELLNTTDLLRTNKRMSNKITPAGQPKIQNNKNNKGPGKPKPFQKNNNQK
- a CDS encoding DUF493 family protein gives rise to the protein MENDKEKNTAEFYERLKVELDNSNTWPAEYLYKFIVPSVDDNVERVEKAFDSMGAVIKTTKSKTGKFTSVSVDVTMHSAEQVISKYKEVSTIEGIVSL
- a CDS encoding carboxylesterase family protein, which produces MKKIIIFLFTTLTFHNIHAQEIKTLTYFQNDTLRLDLDLYLPPKKTNEKTPLILFAFGGGFSGGERTSEKDFGLFMAKNGYAVASISYSLYMKGKDFGCKGTLTEKIKAIQIGVSDMWQATSFLIENAAQYNLDTSKFFISGISAGAEIGFHASFWDYKLMNLYPNNLSPDFKYAGFIGGSGAIMDINLITKEKAIPMLLAHGNNDETVPYNAGSHRSCLPNASGWLILFGSYAVYNHMKDLHKNIELITFCGGGHEFSGYLFHEGQQYVLDFVNNVLKGKKIESHLIIPSQKKSPGNYLFCE